One Ailuropoda melanoleuca isolate Jingjing chromosome 14, ASM200744v2, whole genome shotgun sequence DNA segment encodes these proteins:
- the LOC117796085 gene encoding uncharacterized protein LOC117796085: MSTTGQPMETESRLVLARGLEKGQREATAGEYGDSFLGKRYSNRNLHTGSLFKVVSGKKKLLRKQDRAEVELWGNCKKDFSRSHRSSEAGIILQIHPKLRVADEDVTPAATLDSPKREDREGHLVPVRSLKRSSCIRGNGGAALAIEGVEAREGHDQIPGPGRVWQSQQGCVQGRDSFPQEKVSVVDKGRRKEGCQPSPQTSASGAPTDRTEGPGQAARDKCKFEARGMVVPSIRLVDTGGGAHSRGQRSLICHQVVDQKYGSGP, from the exons ATGTCCACAACAGGCCAacccatggagacagaaagtagattggtgcTTGCCAGGGGCCTGGAGAAGGGGCAACGGGAAGCGACTGCTGGAGAGTATGGAGATTcttttttgg GAAAAAGATACAGTAACAGAAATTTGCATACAGGAAGTTTATTTAAAGTggtctcaggaaaaaaaaaattgttaaggaAGCAGGATCGGGCAGAAGTTGAACTATGGGGAAATTGCAAGAAAGACTTCAGCAGATCCCATAGAAGCTCAGAAGCTGGGATAATCCTTCAGATTCATCCCAAATTAAG GGTAGCTGACGAGGACGTCACACCAGCGGCGACATTGGACTCTCCaaaaagagaagacagggaaggacATTTGGTTCCTGTGCGAAGTCTGAAG AGATCGAGCTGCATCAGGGGAAATGGGGGAGCGGCACTAGCCATCGAAGGAGTCGAAGCACGGGAAGGCCATGATCAG ATCCCAGGTCCAGGGAGAGTCTGGCAGTCCCAGCAAGGCTGCGTGCAGGGGAGGGATAGTTTTCCACAGGAAAAGGTGAGTGTTGTCGATAAAGGAAGGCGAAAGGAAGGATGCCAACCGAGTCCACAGACATCCGCCTCGGGAGCACCAACAGACAGGACGGAAGGGCCTGGACAGGCAGCCAGGGATAAATGCAAGTTTGAGGCTCGCGGGATGGTGGTACCATCCATCAGGTTAGTGGATACGGGAGGAGGGGCACATTCTAGGGGGCAGAGGAGTCTGATTTGCCACCAAGTAGTGGACCAGAAGTATGGCTCCGGACCTTAG
- the L3HYPDH gene encoding trans-3-hydroxy-L-proline dehydratase: MEKALAVPGLPPHDPGTPALSVVDMHTGGEPLRIVLAGCPEVVGPTLLAKRRYMRQRLDHLRRRLMFEPRGHRDMYGAVLVPSELPDAHLGVLFLHNEGYSSMCGHAVLALGRFALDFGLVPAPPAGAREVRVNIHCPCGLVAAFVECEGGRSRGPVRFHSVPAFALATDLLVDVPGRGKMVVDIAYGGAFYAFVSAEKLGLDVCSAKTRDLVDAASAVTEAVKAQFKINHPESEDLSFLYGTILTDGKDPYSEEPTTNICVFADEQVDRSPTGSGVTARIALQYHKGLLELNQTRAFKSSATGSVFTGKAVREAKCGDFKAVIVEVSGQAHYTGTASFTVEDDDPLKDGFLLK; encoded by the exons ATGGAGAAGGCGCTGGCGGTGCCCGGGCTGCCACCGCACGACCCGGGGACGCCGGCGCTGTCGGTGGTGGACATGCACACGGGCGGCGAGCCCCTGCGCATCGTGCTGGCGGGGTGTCCGGAAGTCGTCGGCCCCACGCTGCTGGCCAAGCGGCGCTACATGCGCCAGCGCCTTGACCACCTGCGACGACGGCTCATGTTCGAGCCTCGGGGCCACCGGGATATGTACGGGGCTGTGTTGGTGCCTAGCGAATTGCCGGACGCGCACCTGGGCGTCCTGTTCCTGCACAACGAGGGCTACAGCTCCATGTGCGGCCACGCAGTGCTGGCGCTGGGCCGCTTCGCCCTCGACTTCGGGCTGGTACCCGCACCCCCGGCCGGCGCCCGCGAGGTCCGTGTCAACATCCACTGCCCGTGCGGGTTGGTGGCCGCTTTCGTGGAATGCGAGGGCGGCCGCAGTCGCGGCCCGGTGCGCTTCCACAGCGTCCCGGCCTTCGCGCTGGCCACAG ATCTCTTAGTGGATGTTCCTGGTCGTGGAAAGATGGTGGTAGACATTGCATATGGTGGGGCATTTTATGCATTTGTTAGTGCCGAAAAATTAGGACTTGACGTTTGTTCTGCAAAGACAAGGGACCTTGTGGATGCAGCAAGTGCAGTGACGGAAGCCGTCAAAGCTCAG TTTAAAATCAATCATCCTGAGAGTGAAGACCTTTCCTTTCTGTACGGAACTATATTAACAGATGGAAAAGACCCTTACAGCGAGGAACCAACCACCAACATCTGCGTGTTTGCAGATGAACAG GTTGACAGAAGTCCTACTGGATCGGGCGTGACGGCCCGAATTGCCTTACAGTATCACAAAGGGCTTCTAGAACTGAACCAGACCAGAGCTTTTAAAAGCAGTGCAACTGGCTCAGTATTCACGGGGAAGGCTGTGAGG GAAGCAAAATGTGGGGATTTTAAAGCTGTTATAGTGGAAGTGTCTGGACAAGCCCATTACACAGGCACAGCAAGTTTCACAGTAGAAGATGACGACCCACTGAAGGATGGATTCCTTCTCAAGTGA
- the GPR135 gene encoding LOW QUALITY PROTEIN: G-protein coupled receptor 135 (The sequence of the model RefSeq protein was modified relative to this genomic sequence to represent the inferred CDS: inserted 2 bases in 1 codon), producing the protein MEEEQPPPPPVRLPARMALLGSPHPGAPSAAGPPGGTSSAATAAAVLSFSTVATAAAAALGNQSDGSGGDSTGASVGGGLGGPRVAGAAGXRPPLGPEAAPLLSHGAAVAAQALVLLLIFLLSSLGNCAVMGVIVKHRQLRTVTNAFILSLSLSDLLTALLCLPAAFLDLFTPPGGSAPATAATAVGPWRGYCAASRFFSSCFGIVSTLSVALISLDRYCAIVRPPREKIGRRRALQLLAGAWLAALGFSLPWELLRAPREPLAAQSFHGCLYRTSPDPAQLGAAYSVGLVVACYLLPFLLMCFCHYHICKTVRLSDVRVRPLTTYARVLRFFSEVRTATTVLIMIVFVICCWGPYCFLVLLAAARQAQATQAPSLLNVVAVWLTWANGAINPVIYAVRNPNISMLLGRNREEGYRTRNVDAFLPSQGPGLQARSRNRLRNRYANRLGACSRMSSSNPASGMGGDVALWARKNPVVLFCREGPPGPVTLAVKQPKSEAGDTSF; encoded by the exons ATGGAGGAGgagcagccgccgccgccgccggtcCGCCTGCCAGCGAGAATGGCCTTGTTGGGCAGCCCACACCCCGGAGCCCCCTCCGCGGCCGGCCCACCTGGCGGGACTTCCTCCGCCGCGACGGCGGCGGCCGTGCTCTCCTTCAGCACCGTGGCGACAGCGGCGGCCGCGGCGCTGGGGAACCAGAGCGACGGGAGCGGGGGCGACAGCACTGGCGCCTCGGTTGGCGGCGGCCTGGGCGGGCCCCGGGTGGCGGGGGCGGCGGG AAGGCCGCCGCTGGGCCCCGAGGCGGCGCCGCTGCTGTCGCACGGGGCGGCGGTAGCGGCCCAGGCGCTCGTGCTCCTGCTCATCTTCCTGCTGTCTAGCTTGGGCAACTGCGCGGTGATGGGAGTGATCGTGAAGCACCGGCAGCTCCGCACCGTCACCAACGCCTTCATCCTGTCCTTGTCCCTGTCGGACCTGCTCACGGCGCTGCTCTGTCTGCCCGCCGCCTTCCTGGACCTCTTCACGCCGCCCGGGGGCTCGGCCCCCGCCACCGCCGCCACCGCCGTAGGGCCCTGGCGCGGCTACTGCGCGGCCAGCCGCTTCTTCAGCTCGTGTTTCGGCATCGTGTCCACGCTGAGCGTGGCCCTCATCTCGCTGGACCGCTACTGCGCCATCGTGCGGCCGCCGCGGGAGAAGATCGGCCGCCGCCGCGCGCTGCAGCTGCTGGCGGGCGCCTGGCTGGCGGCCCTGGGCTTCTCCTTGCCCTGGGAGCTGCTCCGCGCACCACGCGAGCCGCTGGCGGCACAGAGCTTCCACGGCTGCCTGTACCGGACGTCCCCGGACCCCGCGCAGCTGGGCGCGGCCTACAGCGTGGGGCTGGTGGTGGCCTGCTACctgctgcccttcctgctcatgtgCTTCTGCCACTACCACATCTGCAAGACGGTGCGCCTGTCCGACGTGCGCGTGCGGCCCCTGACCACGTACGCGCGCGTGCTGCGCTTCTTCAGCGAGGTGCGCACGGCCACCACCGTGCTGATCATGATCGTCTTCGTCATCTGCTGCTGGGGGccctactgcttcctggtgctgCTGGCCGCGGCCCGGCAGGCCCAGGCCACGCAAGCCCCCTCGCTTCTCAACGTGGTGGCCGTCTGGCTGACCTGGGCCAATGGGGCCATCAACCCTGTCATCTATGCCGTTCGCAACCCCAACATTTCGATGCTCCTGGGACGCAACCGGGAGGAGGGCTACCGGACTAGGAACGTGGACGCTTTCCTGCCCAGCCAGGGCCCGGGTCTGCAGGCCAGAAGCCGCAATCGCCTTCGAAACCGCTATGCCAACCGGCTGGGAGCCTGCAGCAGGATGTCTTCTTCCAACCCGGCCAGCGGGATGGGAGGGGATGTGGCCCTGTGGGCCCGAAAAAATCCAGTTGTGCTGTTTTGCAGGGAGGGGCCCCCAGGGCCTGTGACATTAGCGGTCAAACAACCTAAATCTGAAGCCGGGGATACCAGCTTCTAA